The Cannabis sativa cultivar Pink pepper isolate KNU-18-1 unplaced genomic scaffold, ASM2916894v1 Contig3, whole genome shotgun sequence genome window below encodes:
- the LOC115703251 gene encoding zinc finger protein ZOP1, producing MTEYWVSQGNKWCDFCKIYISNNPSSIRNHELGQRHKDNVSKKIADTRKDKAAKEKEEKEAARLLEQIETKAKRSYQKDVANFKEARDSHELDVDDQEKWEYDSTSGYYYNQTNGFHYDPNSGFYYSDSIGKWVSQEEAHATPQFASSSGYKESIFKKPASASSSGIAKGNTNAAKGEEGPPPGRVVSASLNPMRSVKGAPSSLTVGKRKRQDGRPKVVSKEETAALKAREAAKKRVEEREKSLLGLYRH from the exons TATTGGGTTAGCCAGGGTAACAAATGGTGCGACTTCTGCAAAATATACATATCCAATAACCCGAGCAGCATTAGAAACCATGAACTTGGTCAGCGTCACAAAGATAATGTTTCCAAGAAGATTGCAGATACGCGGAAAGACAAGGCTGCTAAGGAGAAGGAAGAAAAGGAAGCAGCCCGGCTCCTGGAGCAAATAGAAACA AAAGCTAAGCGCAGCTATCAGAAGGACGTGGCAAACTTTAAGGAGGCTAGAGATTCTCATGAATTAGATGTAGATGATCAAGAGA AATGGGAGTATGACAGCACTTCAGGGTATTACTACAATCAAACAAATGGTTTTCATTACGATCCAAATTCAGGCTTCTACTATTCTGATAGTATAG GGAAGTGGGTGTCACAAGAAGAGGCGCATGCGACACCTCAGTTTGCCTCAAGTTCTGGATATAAagaatcaatttttaaaaagcCAGCTTCAGCTTCATCGTCAGGCATAGCTAAAGGAAATACAAACGCTGCTAAAGGTGAAGAAGGGCCTCCACCTGGGCGAGTTGTTTCAGCTTCTTTAAACCCCATGAGATCTGTTAAAGGTGCTCCGTCATCTCTTACTGTTGGCAAAAGAAAGAGGCAAGATGGGAGGCCGAAGGTGGTATCGAAAGAAGAAACAGCTGCACTCAAAGCAAGGGAGGCTGCAAAGAAGAGagtggaagagagagagaagtcaTTGCTTGGCCTTTACAGACATTAG